A window of Rhabdothermincola salaria contains these coding sequences:
- a CDS encoding SGNH/GDSL hydrolase family protein, which yields MSPGSPPESAPPRRTPVLALLGALALLVVIWVGVAVVGGDDEAEPSAGETGAADVAADVVAEGGAGASEGEEGDGAVTVLGADGDRPALALIGDSIFFGAAAVFDERLGDGWELRLHAVPGNTTREQVAGALEVAAAEPPVEQVVINLGTNDVTSLRPLDESTAALTEIVAAYPDARCLHLVTVTDRRRDEGRIERWPEAEALNAAWRGIAASDPRIRVVDWADILRRADGSEPVLLEDQVHPSPAGDEVLVEAIAESLAGCG from the coding sequence ATGTCGCCCGGATCGCCCCCCGAGTCCGCTCCACCGCGTCGGACCCCGGTGCTGGCCCTGCTCGGGGCGTTGGCGCTGCTGGTGGTGATCTGGGTGGGGGTCGCCGTCGTGGGCGGCGACGACGAGGCCGAACCGTCGGCGGGCGAGACCGGGGCCGCCGACGTCGCCGCGGACGTCGTCGCAGAGGGCGGGGCCGGCGCGTCGGAGGGCGAGGAGGGCGATGGTGCGGTCACCGTGCTCGGCGCCGACGGCGATCGTCCGGCGTTGGCCCTGATCGGCGACTCGATCTTCTTCGGCGCCGCCGCCGTGTTCGACGAGCGGTTGGGTGACGGGTGGGAGCTGCGCCTGCACGCCGTGCCGGGCAACACCACGCGGGAGCAGGTGGCCGGTGCCCTCGAGGTGGCGGCCGCCGAACCCCCCGTCGAGCAGGTGGTGATCAACCTGGGGACCAACGACGTGACCTCCCTGCGCCCCCTCGACGAATCGACGGCCGCCCTCACCGAGATCGTGGCCGCCTATCCCGACGCGCGCTGCCTGCACCTGGTCACCGTCACCGACCGCCGGCGCGACGAGGGTCGCATCGAGCGCTGGCCCGAGGCCGAGGCGCTCAACGCCGCCTGGCGGGGGATCGCCGCCTCCGACCCGAGGATCCGGGTCGTGGACTGGGCCGACATCCTGCGCCGGGCCGACGGCTCCGAGCCGGTCCTGCTCGAGGACCAGGTGCACCCGAGCCCGGCCGGCGACGAGGTGCTGGTCGAGGCCATCGCCGAATCACTCGCGGGGTGCGGTTGA
- a CDS encoding type 1 glutamine amidotransferase, whose translation MAGSSSPSAVRVGVLFPDLLGTYGDGGNATVLTQRLHWRGIPTEVVTVAGGDIAPDSCDVYLVGGGEDGPQTQAARELIESRALHRAVDRGAAVLAVCAGMQILGHRFPDATGADRTGLGLLDCETVRVDRPRAVGELLTPTAGVTGPDGVHHDLGVLTGFENHAGRTVVGGGAQRLGAVEVGEGNGDGSEGVVVGRVVGTYLHGPVLARNPRLADLLLGWVVGPDALGPLDDHEVEALRADRVRAARAGELAPRRSWRDLLRRS comes from the coding sequence GTGGCCGGCTCCTCCTCCCCCTCGGCGGTCCGCGTCGGCGTGCTGTTCCCCGATCTGCTGGGCACCTACGGCGACGGCGGCAACGCCACGGTGCTCACCCAGCGCCTGCACTGGCGGGGCATCCCCACCGAGGTCGTCACCGTCGCCGGCGGCGACATCGCCCCGGACTCCTGCGACGTCTACCTGGTCGGCGGCGGCGAGGACGGCCCCCAGACCCAGGCCGCCCGGGAGCTGATCGAGAGCCGGGCGCTGCACCGCGCCGTCGATCGCGGTGCGGCCGTGCTGGCCGTGTGCGCCGGCATGCAGATCCTCGGCCACCGCTTCCCCGACGCCACCGGCGCCGACCGCACCGGCCTGGGCCTGCTCGACTGCGAGACCGTGCGCGTCGACCGCCCGCGGGCCGTGGGCGAGCTGCTCACCCCCACCGCCGGCGTCACCGGGCCCGACGGCGTCCACCACGACCTCGGGGTGCTCACCGGCTTCGAGAACCACGCCGGGCGCACCGTGGTCGGCGGCGGGGCGCAACGGCTCGGCGCCGTCGAGGTGGGCGAGGGCAACGGCGACGGCAGCGAAGGGGTGGTCGTGGGCCGGGTGGTCGGCACCTACCTGCACGGACCGGTGCTGGCCCGCAACCCCCGCCTGGCCGACCTGTTGCTCGGGTGGGTCGTCGGCCCCGACGCCCTCGGCCCCCTCGACGACCACGAGGTGGAGGCCCTGCGGGCCGACCGGGTGCGCGCCGCCCGGGCCGGCGAGCTGGCCCCCCGCCGCTCCTGGCGCGACCTGCTGCGCCGTTCCTGA
- a CDS encoding putative bifunctional diguanylate cyclase/phosphodiesterase: MTGTEQWGVRRGLAALVVVVTVPAVVVPFVTEHSGVHLVAGLTTLVVAAVAAAGVWLRCRDRPGWWLVPVALALTGTADLTTLTAADVAHQDLLALPVTFGLYVAAVVALFAGALSLSSSGTKVVERLAQGLDAGVMALAATLVAGVVLETASSGTGGWEPWGLPIVWLALTTLASFGFVVGDPRVRLVGALLFLGSTTPVVYALDFAAGGTSLDATAHAAIGASTAVLALATLLPTARRLPRLEPRRIDPLDLRAYALYAVAAAAPLVALVVARDDDIDPRLVAAYGFVFTALALLRLKLLFDASRQAERHLAGYLTLPLTGMSMNRPDGRWLEVNDRLCAILGRPRDEMVTLRWADLTHPDDIPASIQAHDRLRRGESELETLDKRYLRPDGSAVWCRVGLSAVRDRRGRLDAVVTVVEDVDERHRAAERLAQHMAFQDLITEVAEELVAVPADDLDTTVERALARVGGRAGAEHVFVAAVDTTTERPLVFRWDDPAAHADAELLPDPATASQAALRGRKGLDALIAEAEKHGWRSLVVHPVATEPPVVGLAGLGTTSGDRTWDDETLELVNGLAEVIGRALARRAYEVEITHQALHDDLTGLANRVLFLDRLATALRQAERHRRFPSVLYVDLDRFKVINDSLGHDVGDRVLREVATRLEASVRAGDTAARLGGDEFAVLCLRTDDDEDPETAAAEISGRILDAVARPVEVAGRTLAVSASVGVVHATPGVTADTMLRDADVAMYRAKAAGRNRIETFTSAMHDEAVARLALESELRRALDDDQLELHYQVVYRIEDRRPVGIEALVRWRHPTRGLLFPGQFLEVAADAGLDGELDRQVLAEATRTAATWHRRGVELPVWVNISPGFAGRPEFVDGVTEALTEAELPATALGIEITERALIGDLTRLTASLGRLRALGVHLAIDDFGTGLLSLSLLRDLQIEDLKVDRAFIDSVTVGENDGEVVRSVVSLAHSLGLSVVAEGTETSEQLAALTAAGCDRAQGYLLGRPVPFVELTLVQHLEIRPGSTAPRE, encoded by the coding sequence GTGACCGGCACCGAGCAGTGGGGCGTGCGGCGGGGCCTCGCAGCCCTGGTCGTGGTGGTGACCGTCCCTGCGGTCGTCGTCCCCTTCGTGACCGAGCACTCGGGGGTTCACCTCGTCGCCGGCCTCACCACCCTCGTCGTCGCCGCCGTGGCCGCCGCCGGGGTGTGGCTCCGGTGCCGGGACCGACCGGGCTGGTGGCTGGTGCCCGTGGCGCTGGCGCTCACCGGGACCGCCGATCTGACCACCCTCACCGCCGCCGACGTCGCCCACCAGGACCTCCTCGCCCTCCCGGTCACCTTCGGCCTCTACGTGGCAGCTGTCGTCGCCCTGTTCGCAGGCGCCCTCAGTCTGTCGTCGTCGGGCACGAAGGTCGTCGAGCGCCTGGCCCAGGGCCTCGATGCCGGCGTCATGGCCCTGGCCGCCACGCTCGTGGCCGGCGTCGTGCTCGAGACCGCGTCCAGCGGTACCGGGGGGTGGGAGCCGTGGGGTCTGCCCATCGTGTGGCTGGCCCTCACGACCCTGGCATCGTTCGGCTTCGTCGTGGGCGATCCACGCGTCCGGCTGGTCGGCGCCCTGCTGTTCCTCGGCAGCACCACCCCGGTCGTCTACGCCCTCGACTTCGCCGCCGGCGGAACCAGCCTCGACGCCACCGCCCACGCCGCCATCGGCGCCAGCACCGCCGTCCTGGCCCTGGCCACCCTCCTGCCGACCGCCCGCCGGCTGCCGCGCCTCGAGCCCCGCCGCATCGACCCCTTGGACCTGCGGGCGTACGCCCTGTACGCGGTGGCGGCCGCCGCCCCGCTGGTGGCCCTCGTCGTCGCCCGCGACGACGACATCGACCCCCGGTTGGTGGCGGCGTACGGCTTCGTCTTCACCGCCTTGGCCCTCCTGCGGCTCAAGCTGCTCTTCGACGCCTCCCGGCAGGCCGAACGGCACCTGGCCGGCTACCTCACCCTCCCTCTCACCGGGATGTCCATGAACCGACCCGACGGGCGGTGGCTGGAGGTCAACGACCGGTTGTGCGCCATCCTCGGTCGCCCTCGCGACGAGATGGTGACCCTGCGGTGGGCCGACCTCACCCATCCCGACGACATCCCGGCATCGATCCAGGCCCATGATCGGCTCCGTCGGGGCGAGTCCGAGCTCGAGACGCTCGACAAGCGCTACCTGCGGCCCGACGGGAGCGCGGTGTGGTGCCGGGTGGGGCTCTCCGCCGTACGTGACCGACGCGGACGCCTCGACGCCGTCGTCACCGTGGTGGAGGACGTCGACGAGCGCCACCGCGCCGCCGAGCGGCTGGCCCAGCACATGGCCTTCCAGGACCTCATCACCGAGGTGGCCGAGGAGCTGGTCGCCGTGCCGGCCGACGACCTCGACACCACGGTCGAGCGAGCCCTGGCCCGGGTGGGCGGTCGTGCCGGCGCCGAGCACGTCTTCGTCGCCGCCGTCGACACCACCACCGAGCGCCCGCTCGTCTTTCGCTGGGACGACCCCGCGGCCCACGCCGATGCCGAGCTGCTCCCTGATCCGGCCACGGCCTCCCAGGCCGCCCTCCGCGGGCGCAAGGGCCTCGACGCCCTGATCGCCGAGGCCGAGAAGCACGGCTGGCGCTCGCTGGTGGTGCACCCGGTCGCCACCGAACCCCCGGTGGTGGGCCTGGCCGGCCTCGGCACCACGAGCGGGGACCGGACCTGGGACGACGAGACCCTGGAGCTGGTGAACGGCCTGGCCGAGGTCATCGGCCGGGCGCTGGCCCGTCGGGCCTACGAGGTGGAGATCACCCACCAGGCCCTCCACGACGATCTCACCGGGTTGGCCAACCGGGTGCTGTTCCTCGATCGGCTGGCCACCGCCCTGCGCCAGGCCGAACGCCACCGCCGCTTCCCCAGCGTGCTCTACGTGGACCTCGACCGCTTCAAGGTGATCAACGACAGCCTCGGCCACGACGTCGGCGACCGCGTGCTGCGGGAGGTGGCCACCCGGCTGGAGGCCTCGGTGCGGGCCGGCGACACCGCCGCCCGCCTCGGGGGCGACGAGTTCGCGGTGCTGTGCCTGCGCACCGACGACGACGAGGATCCCGAGACGGCCGCCGCCGAGATCTCCGGGCGCATCCTCGACGCCGTGGCCCGGCCGGTCGAGGTGGCGGGGCGGACTCTGGCCGTGTCGGCCAGTGTGGGCGTGGTGCACGCCACCCCCGGGGTCACGGCCGACACCATGCTGCGCGACGCCGACGTGGCCATGTACCGGGCCAAGGCGGCCGGGCGCAACCGCATCGAGACCTTCACGTCGGCCATGCACGACGAGGCGGTGGCCCGTCTGGCTCTCGAGTCCGAGCTGCGCCGGGCGCTCGACGACGACCAGCTCGAGCTCCACTACCAGGTCGTGTACCGCATCGAGGACCGACGCCCGGTGGGCATCGAGGCCCTGGTGCGCTGGCGCCACCCGACGCGGGGTCTGCTGTTCCCCGGTCAGTTCCTCGAGGTGGCCGCCGACGCCGGCCTCGACGGCGAGCTCGACCGCCAGGTCCTGGCCGAGGCCACCCGCACCGCGGCGACGTGGCACCGAAGGGGGGTCGAGCTCCCGGTCTGGGTGAACATCAGCCCCGGCTTCGCCGGGCGTCCGGAGTTCGTCGACGGCGTGACGGAGGCGCTCACCGAGGCCGAGCTGCCGGCGACGGCGCTCGGCATCGAGATCACCGAGCGGGCCCTGATCGGCGATCTCACCCGCCTCACCGCCAGCCTGGGCCGCCTGCGCGCCCTGGGCGTCCACCTGGCCATCGACGACTTCGGCACCGGCCTGCTGTCGCTGTCGCTGCTGCGGGACCTCCAGATCGAGGACCTCAAGGTGGACCGTGCGTTCATCGACAGCGTCACGGTCGGCGAGAACGACGGCGAGGTGGTGCGCAGCGTGGTGTCCCTGGCCCACAGCCTGGGTCTGAGCGTGGTGGCCGAGGGGACCGAGACCAGCGAGCAGCTCGCCGCCTTGACGGCCGCCGGCTGCGACCGGGCCCAGGGCTACCTGCTGGGCCGGCCGGTGCCCTTCGTCGAGCTCACCCTGGTGCAGCACCTCGAGATCCGCCCGGGGTCAACCGCACCCCGCGAGTGA
- a CDS encoding MurT ligase domain-containing protein, with product MTPPDSSPADHDLLSPRPWRTRLAVAVSRAVAGASRAVHFGSGSVIGGRAALAVDPALLANLTARRPVALVSATNGKTTTTRLLSAALGVDRPVVSNALGANMTPGIVAALGPADPRATAVLEVDERWLEQVLADTGAATVVLLNLSRDQLDRTQEVRKLAERWRRALTATPPRRVVANADDPLVTWAAMAAPAVVWVGTGQDWTADAAGCPACSGRIAFEPGSWHCTDCALARPEPEVTVALADGPDRDEGQEPAGGSGRATAMVTLPAGTVPVPLALPGRVNRVNAAFALAAATAMGADAHRAASGLAAVTEIAGRYRVADVGGTSVRLVLAKNPAGWHEALDLLAPAPAPVVVAINARIADGHDPSWLWDVPFERLAGRFVVATGERRHDLAVRLRYADVDHRVATDLDGAVAAVRAHTAAPLEGVLDVAANYTAFQEFLEQVGGPR from the coding sequence GTGACGCCCCCCGACTCCTCCCCCGCCGACCACGACCTCCTCTCCCCGCGTCCCTGGCGCACCCGCCTCGCCGTGGCGGTGAGCCGAGCCGTCGCCGGCGCGTCGCGGGCGGTGCACTTCGGTTCCGGATCGGTCATCGGGGGGCGGGCCGCACTGGCGGTGGACCCGGCGCTGCTGGCCAACCTCACCGCCCGCCGCCCGGTCGCCCTGGTCAGCGCCACCAACGGCAAGACCACCACCACCCGGCTGCTCAGCGCTGCGCTCGGCGTCGACCGACCGGTCGTGTCCAACGCGCTGGGCGCCAACATGACCCCGGGCATCGTCGCCGCCCTCGGTCCGGCCGACCCTCGGGCCACGGCCGTGCTGGAGGTCGACGAGCGCTGGCTCGAACAGGTCCTGGCCGACACCGGCGCGGCGACCGTGGTGCTGTTGAACCTGAGCCGCGACCAACTCGACCGCACCCAGGAGGTGCGCAAGCTGGCCGAGCGCTGGCGGCGGGCCCTCACCGCCACCCCGCCCCGGCGGGTCGTGGCCAACGCCGACGACCCGCTCGTGACCTGGGCCGCCATGGCCGCCCCCGCCGTGGTGTGGGTGGGCACGGGCCAGGACTGGACGGCCGACGCCGCCGGCTGCCCGGCCTGCTCGGGCCGCATCGCCTTCGAGCCGGGGTCCTGGCACTGCACCGACTGCGCGCTGGCCCGCCCCGAGCCCGAGGTCACCGTGGCGCTGGCCGACGGGCCCGACCGCGACGAGGGCCAGGAACCCGCCGGCGGATCGGGTCGGGCGACCGCCATGGTGACCCTCCCCGCCGGCACCGTGCCCGTGCCGCTGGCGCTTCCCGGCCGGGTCAACCGTGTCAACGCCGCCTTCGCCCTGGCCGCGGCTACCGCCATGGGCGCCGATGCCCACCGGGCGGCGTCGGGGTTGGCGGCCGTCACCGAGATCGCCGGGCGGTACCGCGTGGCCGACGTGGGCGGCACGTCGGTGCGCCTGGTCCTGGCCAAGAACCCCGCCGGGTGGCACGAGGCCCTCGACCTGTTGGCGCCCGCCCCCGCCCCGGTGGTGGTGGCCATCAACGCCCGCATCGCGGACGGCCACGACCCCTCGTGGCTGTGGGACGTGCCCTTCGAGCGCCTGGCCGGCCGCTTCGTGGTGGCCACCGGCGAACGCCGCCACGACCTGGCCGTGCGCCTGCGCTACGCCGACGTCGATCACCGCGTGGCCACCGACCTCGACGGCGCCGTCGCCGCCGTGCGGGCCCACACCGCGGCGCCCCTCGAGGGTGTCCTCGACGTGGCCGCCAACTACACCGCCTTCCAAGAGTTCCTCGAGCAGGTCGGAGGTCCGCGGTGA